TGGAGGTTCAGGTGCGACACGTCGCCGCCAAACTTGCCGGGCTGGGCGATCCCGACGAGCGCGTTCATGTTCGCGCCGTCGATGTAGACCTGGCCGCCGGCCTCGTGCACCATCTCACACACCGCGCGCACATCGGAGTCGTAGACGCCGTAGGTGGACGGGTAGGTGATCATGATCGCCGAGAGCTCGTGGCGGTGCGCCTCTACCTTCGCCGTCAGGTCGGCCAGGTCGATCGCGCCCGCCTCGGTGTTCTTCACCACGACGACGCGCATGCCGGCGAGCACGGCCGAGGCCGCGTTCGTGCCGTGGGCCGAGGCGGGGATGAGGCAGACCGTGCGCTCGGGCTCGCCCTGCGCCTCGTGGTAGTTCCGGATCGCGTTCAGGCCCGCGTACTCGCCCTGCGCGCCAGAGTTCGGCTGCAAGGAGACGCCCGCGTAGCCGGTGATCTCGATCAGGCGGCGTTCGAGGTCGGCGATGAGCGCGCGCCAGCCCCGGCTCTGATCCTCGGGAACGTAGGGGTGAATGCCGGCGAACTCGGGCCAGGAGATGGCCTCCATCTCGGCGGTCGAGTTGAGCTTCATCGTGCACGAGCCGAGCGGAATCATGGTGCGATCGAGCGCGAGGTCGCGGTCAGCGAGGCGGCGCAGGTAGCGCAGCATCTGGGTCTCGGAGCGGACCGTGTGGAAGATCGGGTGAGTGAGATAGTCGCTCGAACGGGTGAGCGCGGCGGCAAAGCCGTAGTCACCCGGGGCCGCCTCGACCGAGACGTCCGCTCCGAACGCCGCCGCGACAGCGCGGATGTGGGCGCTCGTCGTGGTCTCGTCGGTCGAGACGCCGACCGTATCGGCGTCGATGCGGCGGAGGTTGATGCCCGCGGCGAGCGCGGTCGCGATGACGTCGTCGGCCCGGCCCGGCACGCTGGCGACGACGGTGTCGAAGAACGACTCGGAGGCGAGCGGGACGCCGGCGGTGGAGAGCGCCGCGGCGAGGGTGCGGGCGTGCGCGTGCGTGCGCTCCGCGATCGCCTTGAGCCCCGCAGGGCCGTGGTAGACGGCGTACATGGAGGCGGTGATGGCGAGCAGCGCCTGTGCGGTGCAGATGTTGCTCGTGGCCTTCTCTCGCCGAATGTGCTGCTCGCGGGTCTGCAGCGCGAGGCGGTAGGCGGGACGCCCCGACGAGTCCTTTGAGACCCCGACGAGCCGGCCGGGCAGCGCCCGCTCGAGCCCCTCGCGCACGGAGAGGTACGCCGCGTGCGGACCGCCGAAGAACAGTGGGACGCCGAAGCGCTGCGTGCTCCCCACGGCGACGTCAGCGCCCTGCTCGCCCGGCGGGACGATGAGGGTGAGCGAGAGCAGGTCGGCGACGACCGTAATCATCGCGCCGCGCGCCTTGGCCGCGGCAATGACGCCTGAGTGATCGACGACCGCGCCGCGGTTTCCCGGCTGCTGCAGCACGATGCCGAAGATCTCGCCGTCCGGCAGCCCCTCCGACAGGTCTGCGATCTCGACCTCGAAGTCGAGCCCCGCGGCGCGGCCCAGGATCACGGCGATGGTCTGCGGGAACAGGTGCTGGTCGAGCACGACCTTCGCTGTCGCCCCGGCTCGGCTGGCCCGGCGCATCAGCAGCACCGCCTCGGCCGCAGCCGACGACTCATCGAGCATCGAGGCGTTCGCGAGAGGCAGCCCGGTGAGGTCTGCCACCATCGTCTGGAAGTTCAGCAGCGCCTCAAGCCGGCCCTGCGAGATCTCGGGCTGGTAGGGCGTGTACGCCGTGTACCAGGCGGGGGCTTCGAGCACGTTGCGGCGGATCACGGGCGGCGTGTGGGTGCCGGAGAACCCCTGCCCGATCATCTGCGTGTGCACGATGTTCTGCGAGGCGAGCTCTCGCAGATCAGACAGGATCTCCTCTTCCGAGCGCGCCGGCGGCAGGTCAAGGGGCTCGGTCGTCCGGATGCTCTGCGGCACCGCAGAGTCAACCAGTGCGTCGAGGTCGGAGAGGCCCAACTGCTCGAGCATGACGGCGATATCGGCGGGCGAGGTCACACCGATGTGGCGGTCGGTGAAGTCACGTACTGCGGGGGTGATGCTCAAGAGGATCTCCGTCGAAACAACGTGCGGGCGCACGAATGGGCGTGGGATCCTCCCCGCTCTGTGATTGGACCTGAGAGATTCGGGTGGCCGAACGAGTCGGGCACCGTTGCACCGTCGGTGAGCGCGAACGCGCTGCTTTCCAGAGTTGCCATGCTGTGGCGGTACGGGTGCCTGAGAGATTCCCGGGGAGGGTTTGCTCCTACGGCGTCAGGAGAACCTGAACTCTCCCGCCACAGCTTGATAGCCAATATTCACAAGTGAGGCTCACTCTAGCATCGGGGGTGACTGTGCGGGGAGCGCGACGTGAACCCCGCCAAGCTTCCCGCCCTCGACGAGGAAACCGCGGCCGGGCGGGAAGTTCGCTCGGCGCGCGTGAGTGAACGGTGTCGTGAACACGCTTGGCGCATCGTTCGCGTCGGGCTGCAAAGCGAGCGCCCAGCGGGCGCCGCGCAGCGGGCTTGCAAGCTCCCACACGGTCCCCATTGTCGCGTTCTCTCCTTCGACGATGACGGTCAAATCGCTGCGCCGCAGCAGTTTGAGTAGCCCGGCGAGTGCACGCTCGTTTCCGCTGCCGTCAAACCCACCAATGTCTTCCACCACAACCACCCCGCGATGCCCGGCGGCCGGAAACACCGCGGCCGCGGCGGACTCGGCTGCGACCGGCGCTTCAACCGGAAGGCCTGTGCCGATGAGTGGCAGCATCGTCAGGCCAACCGATGCCGGCGCGGTCCCGCCCAGGGCGCGCGTGAGGCGCTCAAAGACGGCCTCACGCGCGTCAGGGGTATCGGCAGTTTCCTGCCAGAGCGGCAGTTCTCGCAGCGTCGACCGATTCGGGGAGATGAGGATCGCGTCCAGGGCTTGCCCGCACATGCGAGCCTGCTCTTCGAAGGCCTCCAGGAGGGACTGGATCGCGGTCGTACGGCCGGATCCGGCCGGCCCGGTCACCAGCAAGAACCCGCTCTCGGGGGCGGGGACGGGCTCGAGCTGTACGGTGTCAATCGCGAACGGTGCCCCGTCGGGCTCCTCGACGCGCAGTTCGCTTCGCTGGATCGACTGCGGGATGCGGGGCACCGGCGCGGGTGCGAGCCCGTGGATCGCCCGCTGCTGCTCGGCGAGTTCTGCAAGAGCGGCGTCGGTGTCTGCGGGGTCATTGCTGGCCCCGGGCACGGCGAGCTGGATCTCGTCCTCCGCACCGATGCGCACGGCCCGCCCTGCCGGGGCGCCCTCAAACATTCCCGCCGAGACGCCAAGCATCTGATAATCGGTGTCTGCTGCAAGGCGAAGCACGAGGCGTTCCGGAATGCTCGAGGCAAGTGAGGCCGGGAACCCGTTCGCGCGCTCCGACGTGAACACGACGTGCACGCCAGCCCCACGCCCCGCTCGGGTGATCTCAACCAGGTCCGCAAATGGATCGGCGCCGCCGCAAAGGTGTTCGTACGCGTCGCGGAATGCGGAAAACCCATCGATCAACAGCAGCAATGGCGGAGTTGCCTGCTGAGCGGTCGAGCGTTCCGCAACGAGAGTTTTGAGCATGCCGAGCAGTCTGACGACCCGATCCTGCTCGTCGACCTGAATGATGTCGCCCGTGTTGGGCAGTTGCGCGAGCACGCCCAGTCGTCCACCGCTCGCGTCAATGCCATACACATGCGCCGATGGGTCGGCTGCGATCGTCGCGGCTGCGATGGTGAGCAGCGCGGTGGTCTTTCCGCTTCCGCCGCCGCCGTAGATAACGACGTTGCCTGCCTCGCCCAGCTCGCAGACGTACGGCGATTGCCGTTGGAGGTGCGGTTCATCGATCAGGCCTGCGACAATGCTTAACGTGCCAGCCTGCCCCCGCGCCGGGCGGTCTGTTGGTGCATGGCGGGATGGGAGCGAGGAGAGCGAGATCGACTCGGGGAGTTGATCCACCCAAGGCTTGCGGGGTGCGGAAATCTGCGCACCCACCGCGGCCTGCTGAATGTTGGCCGTCAAGACCTCGATGTCGCGCGGCCCTTTCTTCGCGCTGCGCCGTTGGCTGCGCACCTCAGGCTGCATCGCCCACGGCGCCTGTTCACCAAACCCCAACGTGCGCACCTCGACCGGTTCTTGATGCTGCGCCTCGGAACGGCCCCCGAGATACCCGGTCTGGAAGTGGGTGAGCCTTCCGGCGCCGATCTTGACTGCGGCACGGCCCGGGGTGTCGGGTGCGAACTCTGCCGCATCCGTCACCCCGAGCACGTCGCTGCTGTCGGAGGGGTCGGCCATGCGCAACCCGATGCGCAGGTTTGTGTTCGCGCGCAGGTTGTCCTTGATGACGCCGGCCGGTCGCTGCGTCGCCATCACGAGGTGCAGGCCGAGCGAGCGGCCCCGCTGCGCGACATCGATCACGCCGTCGACGAACTCAGGAATCTCGCTCACGAGTGCCGCGAATTCGTCGATCACGATGACGAGCGTCGGCGGGGCCTCCGGGTCGGAGCGGCGCTCGAGCGCGATGAGGTCTTTCGCGCCCTTCTCTGCGAGCAGTTCCTCGCGGTAGCGCAGCTCTGCCCGCAGCGAGGTGAGGGCGCGGCGCACGAGGTGCGTGTTGAGGTCGGTGACGAGGCCGACCGTGTGGGGCAGGGTCGTGCACTCCGCGAACGCGGCACCCCCCTTGTAATCAACCAGCAGAAACGTCAACCGGTCGGGCGAGTACTGCGCGGCCAGCGACAGGATCCAGGTCTGTAAGAACTCTGACTTGCCCGAACCGGTCGTGCCGCCCACGAGCGCGTGGGGGCCGTGCACCCGCAGATCGATTGCGACCGTGCCGGCTCCGCCTTGCCCGATGACTGCGGCGAGCTGTCCAGGCTCGCGCTCCCGGTCCGGCTCCCACCCCGCGACGAGACTGTCCGTGGTGCGCCAGTTCGACAACACCGCGTCACTCGCCCCCATCACGTCACTCTCAAGCAGCTGCCCAAGCGTGACGGAGCGCGGGAAATCGCTCTCATCGAGCACCCGCGCACCCGCATCGACGAGCGGTGCGATCGCCCGCCCGAACGTTTCAGCGACCGGAGTGTCCACCGCGTCGAGCTGGCTCAACGTCACCGTTTCGCCCTGCCGCACGAAGTGGACCCGCCACCTGCTGTCGGTCACCTCGACCGTGGTGCGGCAAGCCGCCGGCACCGCGCCCAAGTGTTCCGCTAGCCAAATGAGGTGCACGCCCACATCGGCGCCGTCCTCCGCAAGGCCCACTAGGCGGGAGAGCTCGACCTGCGTATCGGCCAGCACCAGCACGACCACCGCCGGAGTGGGTGCCGGGGCCGACACCGCAGCGAGCCGCTCACTGCTGTCGGACGCACTGTCGTCGATGCGCGAACGCACGGTCGTGCCCCGCGCGGCCTCCGCCCGGGTGGCGATCAATCCCTCGAGGGCGGTGAGCAGCACGGCCGAGCTGCGCTCATCATCGGCGAGGTGCGGCACGCCCAGCGGGCTGTAGACAGAGTCGGCGTGCGGCAGCCACTTCAGCCATGACCAGTGGCCCTGAGCCTGGCGCCCGTCGGCAAACACCGTGAACACGAGATCGGCAGGCGAATGCAGCGCGAGTAGCTGCACCAGCAGCGACCTCGCCACCGATTCCGACCAGAGGCGCGGGCCCGCGACGCCCAACGACCCGCACCGGTCGAGCCGTTCGAGCACCGGAACGTCATCGATCGTGGCGAACTGATCCTGCAATGCGGTCAGACGCTTCCACGTGTCTGCCGGGATCTTGCCGCGGGCAGGCATCTCGATCTCTTTGCGGCTCGGCAACGTCGCTTTGCCCAACCGCAGTTCCAGAAACGCTCGATGCTCGGGCCGGCGAGTCCAGAGCAGCCCATTGGGCTGCGACGGTAGCGCCAACAAATCGATGGGCGACACGCTTTCCAGAGTGCGTGCCTGCTGCTCGAGTGCACGGGCGGCAGCGAGCTCGTCCGTCGCGAGCTGCAGCCCCTCGTCGAACTCTGCCTGCTTCTGCCGGAACGTGCGCTTGCGCGTCAGCCGGTTGTCGAACCAGGTGCCGAGCATGATGATGGGCGACAGTGCGACAAAGATCAGACTCAGCGGCGACTTCGTCACCGCGAACAGCACCGCACCCATCACGAGTGGGGCGAGCATCGCGATCAACGGGAACCGGACAGGCTCTGCCGGGTCAGGCGGTGCGGGAAGCGAAATCGGTTCCGGCGTGTACACCGGGTCGACCCGCGGCGACTGCAAATGCGCGACGAACGCGTCCAGATCCGGCTCCGCCCCGGCCGGCGGCCCGGCATCGATGCGCACTTGCACCTCGCCCAGCAACACGACGCTGCTGCGCTTCACCTGCAGACGATTGACCTGCTGCTGGCTTCCGTCCATCGGGTTCAGTAGGAAGCTGCTGTTCGCTGACCCCAAGTCCTCAAACGACAGTGCCCCGTTCTCTGCACGCAGCACCGCGTGACGCCTCGACACACTCGGGTCATGCAGTTCAACCCGGTTCGCCCGGTCTCGGCCGATGAAGCTCTCGCCCTGCACGACGTTGAATGCCACCCCGGCCTGCTCACCCGTCAGCACCGTCACCGTGGCAACAGCCACTTTTGTCCGCCGACCCTCGCCCGCGTTCGACTCGAGTACCGGCTCGACCAAGCTGCCGGACTGGATCCCCGATTTTCCGAGGGGATCGCCCGCGTCCAGGATCAGGCCGGCCCGGCCCGGAAACGCCACACGAAGGGTGAACGGGGCATGCCGATGCAGCGCAAGGTGCAGCAGGCGTGGATCGCCGGCGCCCGCCCGCACCAGGGCCCGCGCGACCTCGCCGACGGTCGCGGTGACGTCGACGGTCAGTGTGACGTCAGTGCTCAGCTGACGAGATGTCGCCGGGTACTCGGCCAGGGATACGCGAAGCTTCATCTGGATCTGCTCTCGGGAGGGGCCACGGAGCGAACGCTGGAACACCCCGCCCAGATTGCTCGCTGTCCGAGATCATTCCACGGTACGTCTGCGAGAGAAATGCCTTCGAAAAATTGCCACCCGGGAGGCAGCAAAAAGCGGCCGGATCAGGGATTGATCCGGCCGCTCTCTGTGGATAACTTCCTGTGGCTTAGTCCTTGCCGTCGATCGCGAGCAGCTCGTCCTCGACCTCGCCGCCGTAACCCTCGGCCTGCGGGTCGCGGTGCACGCCGCCCGAGATCGCGTACTCCTCCTCCGGAGACAAGATCAGGCGGTGGCGAGTGTAGAGCCAGAAGACCAGCAAGAAGACGATGTAGACGACGACAATCGCCACAATCGCTGGGCGGAATGCCTCATTGAGGAGGAACCCGAGGAAGATCAGCGCCGAGATACCCGCGGCCGCGACCGCCCCCGGAACGCCCCACGGGCTCTTGTACGGGCGATCCACGTTGGGGAACTTCTTGCGCAGAATGATGAACGACAGCATCTGCATGAAGTACGCGAGCACGGCGCCCCACACGGCAATGTTCAGCACGATCGCGCCGGCGACGCCGCCTGCACCACCCGCGGAGTCAACGACGACGAGGGCGACGAAGCCGATCAACGCACCGGCGATCAGCGCAATCCAAGGGGTCTGACGCTTGCCCGTGAGCGAGAGGAACTTCGGGTAGTACCCGGCGCGAGACAGCGAGTACAGGTTGCGCCCGTAGGCGAACATGATGCCCTGCAGCGAGGCGAGCAGACCGAACAGGGCGAAGAGCGCCAGCACGCCGGCCACCCAAGCGAGGTCGTCGCCGAGAATCGCGCGGAATCCATCGAGCAGCGGCTCGCCAGCCACACCGGTGTCTTCCGCGCCGAGCACGGCCGTGTTCAGGACGAGCACGAGCATGCCCGTGAAGATCAGCGTTCCGCGAGCCCACAGGCCGGCGCGGGGGATGTCACGGACGGGGTTGTGCGACTCCTCCGCCGCGAGCGGCAGTTCCTCGATGCCCAAGAACAGCCACATGGCGAACGGCAGGGCGAACAGGATCGGCAGGACACCGTGCGGCAGGAACGCCGTCTGGCCGGCATCAGGTTCGATGTTGAAGAGGCTGCCCCAGTCGGCGGTACCGCTGACGAGCGCCATGATGCCGAACAGCACGAGCACGCCGATCGAGACGAAGGAGACGATGATGGCAAACTTCAGCGAGATCGCAGCGCCGGCGGTGTTCAGCCCGACGAACGCGACGTAGAGGATGACCCACCAGATCCAGGCCGGCAGCGAGAAGCCCATCAGGCTTTCCGTCACGCCGTTTGCGTACCCTGCAGAGAAGTAGACGATCACTGCGGTCGTCGCGACGTACTCGATGGACTCCGCAAGCCCGGTGACGAAGCCGCCCCAGGGGCCCATCGCGGCCCGCCCGAAGGAGTAGGCGCCGCCGGTGTGCGGCATGGCCGCGGCCATCTCGCCGATCGAGAAGATGAGGCCGTAGTACATGACGACCAGGATCGCGAAGGCGATGAGCATGCCGCCGAAGCCGGCTGCTTCGATGCCGAAGTTCCAGCCCGAGAAGTTACCCGAGATCACTGCCCCGACAGCGAGGCCCCACAGCCCCCATACGCCGGCAGATCGCTTGAGCTTTCGTTTTTCGAAGTATCCCGACTCGGCAGTGGTGTACGTCACTCCCGAGACTTTCAGGGTGTCCTTGGCCATTGCGGCCCCTTTCACGTCGTTGTGATTTTCCGGTTTCCTGCGTACGCGTCGCTGCAAGCACACAGGGAATGCTCATGTGTTTTTCGACTATATTCACGTCTTTTGGTTTAGTACAGCAACCTTTTCAAAGATTTTCGTTCTCGGATCCCAGCAGGGGCTTGCGGATCGCCGAGCCACACATGCTTTAATGGTCGAAATTCGTACCATTTCTCAACGCAGAGAACCTAGGAGTGCACATGATTCCGGCGAGCGGCAATTTGACCCCGGACGAGCTACGAGAAGCAGTGACTTCCGGCGAGATCGACACCGTGATCGTCGCCTTCACCGACATGCAGGGTCGACTGGTCGGCAAGCGCGTCTCGGCACGTCTTTTTCTTGAGGACGTGATGGATCACGGAGCCGAGTGCTGCAACTACTTGCTGGCGGTCGATGTCGAGCTCAATACGGTGGACGGCTACGCGATCACCAGCTGGGAGAGCGGCTACGGCGACATGGCCATGCTTCCGGATCTCTCTACCCTGCGCCGCATGCCGTGGCTTCCGGGCACCGCCCTGGTGATTGCGGACCTCCGGCTCGCGGGCGACCACTCGCCCATCTCAGTCTCGCCGCGCGAGATCCTGAAGACGCAGGTCGACCGGCTCGCCGCGCACGACCTCGTCCCCCACGTGGCGACCGAACTCGAGTTCCTCGTCTTCGACGACGACTACCGCAGCGCATGGAAGAGCAAGTACCAGGACCTCACCCCCGCGAGCGACTACAACACCGACTATTCGCTGCACGCCTCAACCCGGCTCGAGCCCCTGCTGCGCGACATCCGAAACTCGATGGACGCCGCCGGAATGTACTGCGAGGGCGTCAAGGGCGAGTGCAACCTCGGGCAGCAAGAGATCGCCTTCCGGTACGCACACGCGATCGCCACCTGCGACAACCACTCGATCTACAAGAGCGGATCGAAGGAGATCGCCGACGCCCACGGCAAGAGCATCACCTTTATGGCGAAGTTCAACGAGCGCGAGGGCAACAGCTGCCACGTCCACTCGAGCCTGCGCACCACCGCCGGCGACCCGGTCTTCGCCGACGCTGACGCCCCGGACGGGATGTCGAAGATGTTCCGCCACTACATCGCCGGCCAGCTCGCAGCGATGCGCGAGTTCACCCTGCTGTACGCGCCAAACATCAACTCGTACAAGCGCTTCGTCGAGGGCAGCTTCGCCCCGACCGCGGTCGCCTGGGGCCACGACAACCGCAGCTGCGCGCTGCGCGTCGTCGGCCACGGCCAGGCGATGCGCGTCGAAAACCGCGTGCCGGGCGGCGACGTGAACCAGTACCTCGCGGTCGCGGGCATGCTCGCCTCGGGACTCTATGGCATCGAGCACGAGCTTGAGCTCTGCGATCCGATCGTGGGCAATGCGTACATCAGCGACGTTGAGCGCGTCCCCACCACGCTGCGCGAGGCCGCCGACCTGTTCGAGCAGTCCGCGCTCGCGCGCGAGGTGTTCGGCGACGACGTCGTTGCGCACTACGTGCATGCCGCACGAGTCGAGGTAGCCGCCTACGACGCCGCCGTCACCGATTGGGAGAGGATCCGCGGCTTTGAGCGCCTCTGACACCACTCGCGCGCCGATCATCGGCATCACGAGCTACCTCGAGCAGGCCCAGACCGGGGTGTGGGACGTGCGCGCCGTATTCCTCCCACAGGTCTACGTGAACGCAGTCACCGCGGTCGGCGGCATCGCCGTCGTGCTGCCGCCCCAGCCTGTGAACGCGGACGTAGCGCGCGGGGTAATCGCCGGGCTCGACGGGCTGATCCTGTCGGGCGGAGCCGATATCAACCCGGCGATCTACGGAGAGGCCGCCCACGAGCGTACCGGGGCGCCCCGCGACGATCGCGACGAGTTCGAGGCCGCCGTGCTGCAGGCCGCGATCGACGCCGAGCTGCCGTTTC
This genomic stretch from Leucobacter sp. CX169 harbors:
- the gcvP gene encoding aminomethyl-transferring glycine dehydrogenase, whose protein sequence is MSITPAVRDFTDRHIGVTSPADIAVMLEQLGLSDLDALVDSAVPQSIRTTEPLDLPPARSEEEILSDLRELASQNIVHTQMIGQGFSGTHTPPVIRRNVLEAPAWYTAYTPYQPEISQGRLEALLNFQTMVADLTGLPLANASMLDESSAAAEAVLLMRRASRAGATAKVVLDQHLFPQTIAVILGRAAGLDFEVEIADLSEGLPDGEIFGIVLQQPGNRGAVVDHSGVIAAAKARGAMITVVADLLSLTLIVPPGEQGADVAVGSTQRFGVPLFFGGPHAAYLSVREGLERALPGRLVGVSKDSSGRPAYRLALQTREQHIRREKATSNICTAQALLAITASMYAVYHGPAGLKAIAERTHAHARTLAAALSTAGVPLASESFFDTVVASVPGRADDVIATALAAGINLRRIDADTVGVSTDETTTSAHIRAVAAAFGADVSVEAAPGDYGFAAALTRSSDYLTHPIFHTVRSETQMLRYLRRLADRDLALDRTMIPLGSCTMKLNSTAEMEAISWPEFAGIHPYVPEDQSRGWRALIADLERRLIEITGYAGVSLQPNSGAQGEYAGLNAIRNYHEAQGEPERTVCLIPASAHGTNAASAVLAGMRVVVVKNTEAGAIDLADLTAKVEAHRHELSAIMITYPSTYGVYDSDVRAVCEMVHEAGGQVYIDGANMNALVGIAQPGKFGGDVSHLNLHKTFAIPHGGGGPGVGPIGVAEHLLPYVPNDPTGTYTVSGGVPVVATLFGSAGVLPVSYAYIAMMGAEGLTRATKTALLSANYIASRLTQHFPVLFTGDSGLVAHECILDLRDLTARSGVTAEDVAKRLIDFGFHAPTLAFPVAGTLMVEPTESEDLVEIERFIEAMIAIRGEIDDVIAGRLGVEQSPLRGAPHTADVVIDNGWSRDYSREQAAYPVARLRVDKYFPPVGRIDGAFGDRNLVCACPPPEVFES
- a CDS encoding FtsK/SpoIIIE domain-containing protein, which codes for MKLRVSLAEYPATSRQLSTDVTLTVDVTATVGEVARALVRAGAGDPRLLHLALHRHAPFTLRVAFPGRAGLILDAGDPLGKSGIQSGSLVEPVLESNAGEGRRTKVAVATVTVLTGEQAGVAFNVVQGESFIGRDRANRVELHDPSVSRRHAVLRAENGALSFEDLGSANSSFLLNPMDGSQQQVNRLQVKRSSVVLLGEVQVRIDAGPPAGAEPDLDAFVAHLQSPRVDPVYTPEPISLPAPPDPAEPVRFPLIAMLAPLVMGAVLFAVTKSPLSLIFVALSPIIMLGTWFDNRLTRKRTFRQKQAEFDEGLQLATDELAAARALEQQARTLESVSPIDLLALPSQPNGLLWTRRPEHRAFLELRLGKATLPSRKEIEMPARGKIPADTWKRLTALQDQFATIDDVPVLERLDRCGSLGVAGPRLWSESVARSLLVQLLALHSPADLVFTVFADGRQAQGHWSWLKWLPHADSVYSPLGVPHLADDERSSAVLLTALEGLIATRAEAARGTTVRSRIDDSASDSSERLAAVSAPAPTPAVVVLVLADTQVELSRLVGLAEDGADVGVHLIWLAEHLGAVPAACRTTVEVTDSRWRVHFVRQGETVTLSQLDAVDTPVAETFGRAIAPLVDAGARVLDESDFPRSVTLGQLLESDVMGASDAVLSNWRTTDSLVAGWEPDREREPGQLAAVIGQGGAGTVAIDLRVHGPHALVGGTTGSGKSEFLQTWILSLAAQYSPDRLTFLLVDYKGGAAFAECTTLPHTVGLVTDLNTHLVRRALTSLRAELRYREELLAEKGAKDLIALERRSDPEAPPTLVIVIDEFAALVSEIPEFVDGVIDVAQRGRSLGLHLVMATQRPAGVIKDNLRANTNLRIGLRMADPSDSSDVLGVTDAAEFAPDTPGRAAVKIGAGRLTHFQTGYLGGRSEAQHQEPVEVRTLGFGEQAPWAMQPEVRSQRRSAKKGPRDIEVLTANIQQAAVGAQISAPRKPWVDQLPESISLSSLPSRHAPTDRPARGQAGTLSIVAGLIDEPHLQRQSPYVCELGEAGNVVIYGGGGSGKTTALLTIAAATIAADPSAHVYGIDASGGRLGVLAQLPNTGDIIQVDEQDRVVRLLGMLKTLVAERSTAQQATPPLLLLIDGFSAFRDAYEHLCGGADPFADLVEITRAGRGAGVHVVFTSERANGFPASLASSIPERLVLRLAADTDYQMLGVSAGMFEGAPAGRAVRIGAEDEIQLAVPGASNDPADTDAALAELAEQQRAIHGLAPAPVPRIPQSIQRSELRVEEPDGAPFAIDTVQLEPVPAPESGFLLVTGPAGSGRTTAIQSLLEAFEEQARMCGQALDAILISPNRSTLRELPLWQETADTPDAREAVFERLTRALGGTAPASVGLTMLPLIGTGLPVEAPVAAESAAAAVFPAAGHRGVVVVEDIGGFDGSGNERALAGLLKLLRRSDLTVIVEGENATMGTVWELASPLRGARWALALQPDANDAPSVFTTPFTHARRANFPPGRGFLVEGGKLGGVHVALPAQSPPMLE
- a CDS encoding amino acid permease, translating into MAKDTLKVSGVTYTTAESGYFEKRKLKRSAGVWGLWGLAVGAVISGNFSGWNFGIEAAGFGGMLIAFAILVVMYYGLIFSIGEMAAAMPHTGGAYSFGRAAMGPWGGFVTGLAESIEYVATTAVIVYFSAGYANGVTESLMGFSLPAWIWWVILYVAFVGLNTAGAAISLKFAIIVSFVSIGVLVLFGIMALVSGTADWGSLFNIEPDAGQTAFLPHGVLPILFALPFAMWLFLGIEELPLAAEESHNPVRDIPRAGLWARGTLIFTGMLVLVLNTAVLGAEDTGVAGEPLLDGFRAILGDDLAWVAGVLALFALFGLLASLQGIMFAYGRNLYSLSRAGYYPKFLSLTGKRQTPWIALIAGALIGFVALVVVDSAGGAGGVAGAIVLNIAVWGAVLAYFMQMLSFIILRKKFPNVDRPYKSPWGVPGAVAAAGISALIFLGFLLNEAFRPAIVAIVVVYIVFLLVFWLYTRHRLILSPEEEYAISGGVHRDPQAEGYGGEVEDELLAIDGKD
- a CDS encoding glutamine synthetase family protein, whose translation is MIPASGNLTPDELREAVTSGEIDTVIVAFTDMQGRLVGKRVSARLFLEDVMDHGAECCNYLLAVDVELNTVDGYAITSWESGYGDMAMLPDLSTLRRMPWLPGTALVIADLRLAGDHSPISVSPREILKTQVDRLAAHDLVPHVATELEFLVFDDDYRSAWKSKYQDLTPASDYNTDYSLHASTRLEPLLRDIRNSMDAAGMYCEGVKGECNLGQQEIAFRYAHAIATCDNHSIYKSGSKEIADAHGKSITFMAKFNEREGNSCHVHSSLRTTAGDPVFADADAPDGMSKMFRHYIAGQLAAMREFTLLYAPNINSYKRFVEGSFAPTAVAWGHDNRSCALRVVGHGQAMRVENRVPGGDVNQYLAVAGMLASGLYGIEHELELCDPIVGNAYISDVERVPTTLREAADLFEQSALAREVFGDDVVAHYVHAARVEVAAYDAAVTDWERIRGFERL